The sequence below is a genomic window from Archangium lipolyticum.
CCGCCCCCTGAGGGTGGTGCACCGCGACATCTCGCCGCAGAACATCCTCATCAGCTTCGACGGCTCGGTGAAGCTGGTGGACTTCGGCATCGCCAAGGCGGCGGATCAGGCGTCGCTGACGAAGTCGGGCGCCATCAAGGGCAAGTTCGCCTACATGGCGCCGGAGCAGGCCGCGGGCAAGGCGTTGGATCACCGCGCGGACATCTTCGCCATCGGCCTGGTGCTCTACGAGCTGCTCACGGGCGTGCGCCCGCTCAAGCGTGAGACGGAGCTGGCCACGCTGCAGGCCGCGCTCGAGTGCAACATCTCCACGCCCTCCGAGGTCGCGGACGTGCCCGCGGAGCTGGACTCCGTGGTGATGCCGGCGCTGGCCAAGGCGGCGGATGACCGGTACCGGGACGCGCGCCAGTTCCAGATGGCGCTGGAGGAACTGCTCGTCAGCCAGCGGTGGGTGGCCGGCTCGGTGCAGATCTCCGAGCTGATGGAGACGCTCTTCGCGGACCGGCTGGATGAGGAGCGGCGCAGCGGCAATCCAGAGCCCCGGAGCGAGGATTCGATGTCGGCGATGCCGGTGCCGCCGGAGCCGCCGCCCCCGGAGCCGCGCTCGCCGCCCCGGAGCAGCTCGCGCGTCGAGTCGCGCCCCAGCGCCAACCCCGCCAGTGAGATGAACTGGGAGGCGCCCCCGGGAGAGATGCCGCAGAACCGGCGGACGGGGACGCGCGCGGCGCTGGTGAACAAGCGCACGGAGTCGGCGACCCTGCCCATGTCGGACGTACCGGAGGTGGGGGAGTGGGAAGCGCCTCCGGCCACCGAGGTGCCCCGCCGCCGCACGAGCAGCGAGGCCCCGCGCCGCACCCAGGCGGGCGGCACGGCCATGGCGCGTGCCCCCAGCCGGATGGAGATGGGCCGGGGCGGTACGCAGACCGAGGTTCCCGCCCCGAGGCGCACGGGCACCCGGATGGGAGTGGAGTCCGGGGAGCCGGAGCTTCCCGCTCCCCGGCCCTCGCGCGCGGGGTCCGCGGTCGTCAACCCGCGTGTCCGCACGCCGCCCATCGAGGACGACGAGGATCCGGAGCGCACGATGTTGCCGCCACCGCCGGAGCCTCCGGAGCCTCCGAGGCGGCGCACGGGGGTGGCCCCGTCTCCGCAGGCCGTCGAGCCCGCGCCCCGCCGGCGCACCCAGAGCCGCGCGGAGATGCCCGAGGCACCTACGCCGCGCCGGAAGTCCTCCTTCGTCCAGGAGGTGGACGACGAGGACGAGGACTCGGTCCGTACGGAGAAGCCCAGGCCCGCCGCGCGTGTCGCCCGGTCGCTGCCGTCGTTGTCGAACCTGTTCGGGGTCTTCGTGGTGGTGGCCGCGGTGGCCCTGGCCTTCGTCTTCCGCCAGTCCATCTGGGACACGCTCAACAGCACGGCCACGGACGGGCAGGGCATCTACCTCAACGTCATCACCAATCAGCGTGTGCAGGTGGCCGTGCGGCACAACGCGCGGTGCCGCAGCTCCGAGCCCATCACCGTGCTCGGCTTCACCCCGCTGCAGCGCATGGGCGGCGCGCACGTGCAGGACACGCTCATCCTGGAGAACAAGGAGCAGGGCATCCGCGAGGAGATCGAGGTGCCCTTCGGGGAGCCCCAGGAGACGAAGACGATCGAGCGCACCTTCCAGACGGGCTTCTTCCGTCCCAAGGTCTTGCAGCGCAACGTCTCCGGCATCGAGATCTTCCGCGACGGACAGAAGCTGGCGCTCTACCAGCCCGGGCTGAAGCTGGAGCTGGTGGAGGGCACGCACCACCTGGTGTTCAAGAGCGCATCGCTCCGGGAGCCGGTGCCGGTGGAGGTGGAAGTGAAGGCCCGCGGCACGGCGGACGTGCAGGTGGATCTGTCGCCGTACATGCAGTAGCGCGCGTCAGTAGCGGGGCAGGCTGGGGTCCACCGCGCGGGAGTAGAGATCGATTCCCCCGCGCAGGGACACGGCGTCCAGTCCGCGCGAGCGCAGGTACGCGGCGCCGTCCAGGCTGCGCACGCCGTGGTGGCAGTAGACGACGACGGGCCTGCCGCGGAAGGCCTCCAGCTCCTCGGCGCGCTCGTCCAGCTCCGGCAGGGGGATGAGCACCGAGCCCGGGAGCGCCACGTAGGCGTGCTCGTCGGGGAAGCGCACGTCGAGCAGCACGGGACGTGCCTCGTGCGGGCCGGAGAGCTGATGGGCGAGGGTGGGGGGATCGATCTCGGGGATGGGCACGGAGACTCCGTTCAGGCGGACGAGGCGCAGAAGCGCTCGTAGTCGATGAGCTCCACCTTGGCGCCGGGGGCGCACACGGGACACTTCGGGTCGCGCCGCAGCTTGAGCTCCTGGAAGCGGGTGCCGAGCGCGTCGAAGGTGAGCAGGCGCCCCACGAGCGGCTCGCCCACGCCGAGCAGGAGCTTGAGGGCCTCGTTGGCCTGGAAGAGGCCGATGATGCCGGGGAGGACGCCCAGGACACCGGCCTCGGCGCACGAGGGGGCGAGCTCGGGAGGAGGCGGGGAGGGGTAGAGACAGCGGTAGCAGGGGCCCTGGCCAGGGACGAAGGTGGTGACCTGGCCCTCGAAGCGGAAGATGGAGCCGTGGAGGTTGGGCTTGCCGAGCATCACGCACGCGTCGTTGAGCAGGTAGCGGGTGGGGAAGTTGTCCCCGCCATCGAGGACCAGGTCGAAGCCCTCGAGGATGCGCAGGACGTTGTCCGAGGTGAGCCGCTCGTGGAAGGGGAGGACCTTCACGTCGGGGTTGAGGGCCTCGAGGGTGGCGCGGGCGCTCTCCACCTTGGGTTGGCCGGCGCGCTCGTGGGTGTGGAGCACCTGGCGCTGAAGGTTGCTGAGGTCGACGACGTCCGCGTCGACGATGCCGAGGGTGCCCACGCCCGCGGCGGCGAGGTAGAGGGCGGCGGGCGAGCCCAGTCCACCCGCGCCGAGCAGCAACACCCGGGACTTGAGGAGCCGGGCCTGTCCCTCCTCACCGACCTCGGGGAGGATGAGGTGGCGGCGGTAGCGCTCCTTCTGGGCGGGGGTGAGCACCACGGGCTTTTCCACGGGGAAGTGCGCATCGCTCCAACGGTTGAAGCCGCCGGTGAGCGAGGCCACGCGCGTGTAGCCCATGTGTTGCAGGGTGCGAGCGGCCAGCGCCGAGCGGGTGCCTCCGGCGCAGTAGAGGACGAGCTCCTCGTCGCGAGCGGCCTTGTCCTCGATGCGCAGCTCCAGGAAGCCACGGGGGATGTGGAGGGCGCCGGGCAAGCGGCCGCCCGCGTACTCGTCGGCCTCTCGGACGTCGACGAGCTTCACGGGGGCCCGCGCGTCCAGCAGGCGCTTGACGTCCTCGACGGAGACCTCGCGGATCTCCTTCTTCGCGTCGGACAGCAACTCGCGGAAGGTGGCGGACATGGGAGCACACGTATAACCCGGGCCCGGAGGGATTTCCCTGATGCAGGTGGGACCTTCACCTCCTGGAGGAATGACTCGGCGTATGGGTGCCCGGGGCGGGGAGGCGTTTGGGTGGGCCCATGGACATCATGGCTGTGACCTGGGGACGGGTCTGTTGGTTGGCCCGCCAGGGCTGGATGGCAATTTGGGCGCTCGGCGTTATAAGGCGCTTGTAAGGAGAGCAACCTACATGGACACCACCACCACTCCCGCTTCGAACACCACCACGGCGCCGCAGGGCACGCCCACGTCGCCGGTGCGGCTCACGGAGGCCGCCGTGGCCCAGGTGAAGAAGGTCATCCAGGAGCAGGGCTTCCAGGACTACTACTTCTCGATCCGCGTGGTCCCGGCCGGCTGCAGCGGGCTGGGCTACGACCTGAACATGGTGCGCGAGGCGAAGCCGGGCGATCTGACGTGGGATCAGGACGGCGTGAAGATCGCGACGGATGCGTTGAGCAACAAGTACCTGACGGGAACGGAGATCGACTTCGTGTCGAGCGTGACGGGAGCGGGCTTCAAGTTCAACAACCCGAACGCGAAGTCGTCCTGCGGCTGCGGGACGTCGTTCTCGACCTGAGACGCGGTGTAGACCCTCACCCCAGCCCTCTCCCAGCGGGAGAGGGAGCATGCACGGTGAGGAATCAGGTTTGTCCCTCTCCCTTTGGGAGAGGGTCGGGGTGAGGGAAGTCGCTCCCGTGAGCGCCCCTCGCCCTTTTCTTTTGCCCCGGGCCGAGCACCCCATCTTCCTGGGTGGGGCACTTCAGGAACTCGTTTCCTGCCTTGGATCCGCACTGTCCGCTCGTTGACAGAGAACATCTCCCCTCATGAAGATGACTGACTCGAGGGCACGACCGTGCGGGGGAGCTCGCCGAGGAGCCGGATGATGAAGCCATGGACCACTTCTGGGCGAGGGCTTCGAGTTCGGGTGCTGCTCGTGGCGCTCGCGGTGCTGGCTGCCTGCAAGAAGTCGAAGACAGACGCGAAGCCAGATGGACAGCCCGAGCAGTCCGTCGAATCCCCTGCCTCTCTCGAACCCATCTCTCTCGAGATCAACGGCTTCAACTATACCGATCTGTACATCGACAGCTTCGAGGTGAATGGCCGGGGTGGCGGCAACATCTTCGTCAGTACACCGGAATCGGGAGGTGGGGGAGGTACGTGTTGCGCGAGCTGGTGGCCGGACCCCAAGGATCCGATGCCGCTGAAGATCAAGTGGACGCGCGGGGGGGATCGCTGGTGCGAGAAGGAAGTGCTGGTGACCGGCCCGGTGCCAGCCAATCCCCGCCACCTCGGGGTGCATTTCTTTCCCGATGGGCACATCGAGGCCGAAGTCACGGAGCAATTTCCGGAAGTGAAGCTCCGGCTGGAAAGCGTCAGCCCCGTCGAGCGCAAGAAGACAGGCAACAAGGTCGCGGACGAGCAAGTCGCGAGGTGCCAGAATGGCTATCCCTACTGACCAGAAGAAGCAGGTCCTCTCGAGTTTGAGCAGGTCCGCATCGCTCGCGAATGTACGGACCGATGGAACCACGTCAACACTCGTTACGAAGACGAGTCCCACGCAGAGCTCCCCCGCCTCCCAGGGGCTCTGGATCTCCTTCTTCTTCGACGGCACGGGCAACAACCTGGATGCGGATTTCGGTACCCGCGAACACAGCAATGTGGCGCGGTTATATCGATTGCACCGCCAGACCCAGGCCCAGGAAGTGTTCCGTTATTACATTCCTGGCATTGGCACCTACTTCAAGGACATTGGCGATCCCGGAGGCACGGCCCTGGGGGGCGGTGCTGGCGACATGGGAGAAGAGCGCCTCAAATGGGCGATGCAGCGGATGGACGAGTGCCTCGCGAGCAGCGATGGTCGCAGGACAATCCACATGTCGCTGTTCGGCTTTTCCCGTGGGGCCACGCTAGCGCGCGCCTTCGCCTTGCTCATCGCGCAACGCTGCAAGCGCGTGGGAGAGCGAGCCTGGAGCATCACGCTGGGCCAGCGCACGTATCCGATCCGTCTGCGCTTCATGGGCCTGTTCGACACCGTGGCCTCCGTCGGTGTGCCGATGAGTGCGAACAACGCGGGTTCCGCGGTGAGCAACCTGGTGAGCACACGGTTCGCGCTGTGGAACCGCAGCGGAGACGATCTCCTGAATCTCGCCTTCGGCAACGGGCCTGGTGCGGATCCGGCACCGGGGTTCGCCAACGGCCATATGGCCTGGGCGGACGACCTGCGCATTCCCGAGATGGTGGAGGACTGCCTCCACATGATGGCCGCCCACGAAATCCGCAATTCCTTTCCGGTGGACAGCGTCCTCCAAGGCTTGCACTACCCCTCCAATTGCCGTGAGATGGTCTACCCCGGTGCCCACTCGGATGTGGGTGGTGGCTACCGCCGGGGTGAAGGGGCGCGAAGCCGGACGTACGGCTCGCTCCTGAGCATGATTCCCTTGAGGGCAATGCGGGATGAGGCGCTCCGGGCCGGAGTGCCTCTAAGGACAGACATCCCCAACAACGAGGACTTCGCGGAGGACCCGGGCAGCAGGGATGCCTTTCAACTGCTCTGCCAGCGGTTCAATGGCTACATGAACGCCTCGGGCTGGGGCGGCAAGCCGGTGGGCACCCTGGTGCTGTCTCACA
It includes:
- a CDS encoding rhodanese-like domain-containing protein, with the translated sequence MPIPEIDPPTLAHQLSGPHEARPVLLDVRFPDEHAYVALPGSVLIPLPELDERAEELEAFRGRPVVVYCHHGVRSLDGAAYLRSRGLDAVSLRGGIDLYSRAVDPSLPRY
- the moeB gene encoding molybdopterin-synthase adenylyltransferase MoeB, which gives rise to MSATFRELLSDAKKEIREVSVEDVKRLLDARAPVKLVDVREADEYAGGRLPGALHIPRGFLELRIEDKAARDEELVLYCAGGTRSALAARTLQHMGYTRVASLTGGFNRWSDAHFPVEKPVVLTPAQKERYRRHLILPEVGEEGQARLLKSRVLLLGAGGLGSPAALYLAAAGVGTLGIVDADVVDLSNLQRQVLHTHERAGQPKVESARATLEALNPDVKVLPFHERLTSDNVLRILEGFDLVLDGGDNFPTRYLLNDACVMLGKPNLHGSIFRFEGQVTTFVPGQGPCYRCLYPSPPPPELAPSCAEAGVLGVLPGIIGLFQANEALKLLLGVGEPLVGRLLTFDALGTRFQELKLRRDPKCPVCAPGAKVELIDYERFCASSA
- a CDS encoding serine/threonine protein kinase, translated to MNPQSFGKYQLIKKLATGGMAEVWLARQTGIEGFAKNVVVKRILPHLAEDAEFVEMFRNEALIAARFNHPNIAQVYEFGEANGSYYIAMEFIHGEDLGRVMRKAYNAGQWIARPLAIRIVAAACEGLYYAHSRTDDSGRPLRVVHRDISPQNILISFDGSVKLVDFGIAKAADQASLTKSGAIKGKFAYMAPEQAAGKALDHRADIFAIGLVLYELLTGVRPLKRETELATLQAALECNISTPSEVADVPAELDSVVMPALAKAADDRYRDARQFQMALEELLVSQRWVAGSVQISELMETLFADRLDEERRSGNPEPRSEDSMSAMPVPPEPPPPEPRSPPRSSSRVESRPSANPASEMNWEAPPGEMPQNRRTGTRAALVNKRTESATLPMSDVPEVGEWEAPPATEVPRRRTSSEAPRRTQAGGTAMARAPSRMEMGRGGTQTEVPAPRRTGTRMGVESGEPELPAPRPSRAGSAVVNPRVRTPPIEDDEDPERTMLPPPPEPPEPPRRRTGVAPSPQAVEPAPRRRTQSRAEMPEAPTPRRKSSFVQEVDDEDEDSVRTEKPRPAARVARSLPSLSNLFGVFVVVAAVALAFVFRQSIWDTLNSTATDGQGIYLNVITNQRVQVAVRHNARCRSSEPITVLGFTPLQRMGGAHVQDTLILENKEQGIREEIEVPFGEPQETKTIERTFQTGFFRPKVLQRNVSGIEIFRDGQKLALYQPGLKLELVEGTHHLVFKSASLREPVPVEVEVKARGTADVQVDLSPYMQ
- a CDS encoding HesB/IscA family protein — encoded protein: MDTTTTPASNTTTAPQGTPTSPVRLTEAAVAQVKKVIQEQGFQDYYFSIRVVPAGCSGLGYDLNMVREAKPGDLTWDQDGVKIATDALSNKYLTGTEIDFVSSVTGAGFKFNNPNAKSSCGCGTSFST
- a CDS encoding T6SS phospholipase effector Tle1-like catalytic domain-containing protein, translated to MAIPTDQKKQVLSSLSRSASLANVRTDGTTSTLVTKTSPTQSSPASQGLWISFFFDGTGNNLDADFGTREHSNVARLYRLHRQTQAQEVFRYYIPGIGTYFKDIGDPGGTALGGGAGDMGEERLKWAMQRMDECLASSDGRRTIHMSLFGFSRGATLARAFALLIAQRCKRVGERAWSITLGQRTYPIRLRFMGLFDTVASVGVPMSANNAGSAVSNLVSTRFALWNRSGDDLLNLAFGNGPGADPAPGFANGHMAWADDLRIPEMVEDCLHMMAAHEIRNSFPVDSVLQGLHYPSNCREMVYPGAHSDVGGGYRRGEGARSRTYGSLLSMIPLRAMRDEALRAGVPLRTDIPNNEDFAEDPGSRDAFQLLCQRFNGYMNASGWGGKPVGTLVLSHMKLYYQWRFHRIARDQKDRKAGRPTKDEALLREFEGGWKAETARLSKETEARRVKFVEHAIQASALKVTVHRLRQRARAEVRARWGGAKARASRGGARRGYR
- a CDS encoding DUF3304 domain-containing protein — translated: MLLVALAVLAACKKSKTDAKPDGQPEQSVESPASLEPISLEINGFNYTDLYIDSFEVNGRGGGNIFVSTPESGGGGGTCCASWWPDPKDPMPLKIKWTRGGDRWCEKEVLVTGPVPANPRHLGVHFFPDGHIEAEVTEQFPEVKLRLESVSPVERKKTGNKVADEQVARCQNGYPY